The genomic stretch ATTGGCAAAGAATTTGCTCTTCAGCTGGGCAAGGCAGGGttcaatgttcttttggttGCTCGCAACAAAGAACTTCTCTCAAACACAGCTGCTGAGATCGGTACGTGGCCGTTCAATAATATGGTGTTTTCAATTTCTAACATTTTAACAGAGTCCAAATACAAAGTGGCTGCTGCGACCTACTCTATCGACTTTTCCAAGAACGATGAAGTTGCTTTCAACGGCTTTGCGTCTGCATGCGAAGGCCGCGATATCGGTGTTCTAGGTTTGTTTCCCTTCAACTTGGTAGTAGTGACATCCCTCTGACACGGTCATTTTCAGTTAACAACGTCGGGAAGTCGCATGCCATGCCAGCATATTACGTTGATACTCCCAaagatgaaattgaagaCATAGTTTCTATCAATATCACTGCCACTTTACGCGTGACATATGCAGTACTTCCAGGCATGGTTCAACGGTATGTACGTTTGTGTTTGGTGTCATATTGATTCAAGGCTTACTTTCAATAACAGTAAACGTGGCCTGATCCTCAATATTGGATCTTTTGCTGGTTTTGTCCCTTCTCCTATGCTTGCTACATATTCAGGATCTAAGGCTTTCTTGGCCACATTCACAAGCGCTTTGGCAGAAGAAGTGAAGAAGGACAACATCACCGTTGAGCATGTCAATACTTACTTTGTCGTAAGCACCGTCTTTGCTTTGATTTCATTCTACTGTAGCTTGAATAATTGTCAGGTGTCTAAACTTTCCAAAATACGCCACTCCTCAATGCTTATTCCCAAGCCTGGGCCCTATGTTCGTTCTGTACTCAGCAAAATTGGCCTTGCATGCGGTGCAGATTATAGTGGACGACCCAACACTTCGACACCTTTCTGGTCGCACTCTCTGCTTGAATACCTCATTTCCTTCATTGGTATCCCCAGCCTTTTTATTTCCTATACTCACGGACTCCACAAGTCGATCCGCAAGCGGGCACTGAAAAAGGCAGAGCGTGAAGCCAAAGTACAGTGAAGCAGAGCGTTTTTCGTTTCATCGTTCCATAAAACATCTCTTCCACTGACGGCTCGGCCTATACTGGTGTTTGTTTAATACACTTACTTACCCATGAGGGTTTAATTAATCGCATTTCCTGCTCTACGGGTGTGGTGATCACCTTTGTGTCTCAACACAGAATAGTGGTTTTTATGTTGTATGTATCCGAATCTTCAATGGAGACTATGAAAACATGAGAATTCGGGCACACATGCGCTCGGTGTACCTCTATCTTAAACCTGCGCAAGCATTGTCTATAAACCCACAACAAATCACCTTGAAAGCGTACTACGATCTGCTCAAATTTTATCTACAACACTATCGAGATTTGGTGATCATTCCATTTGGTACACATACAGATACGTTTAGACCTCAAGTTGAGCCAGCTAGTCCCAATACACAATTGGAGGCGAGGATAAGCCTAACGAAATTGACTACGTTCATGAAGAGATTATCCGGAgaaaaaataatgaaataGTGGGTCGGTTGTCATTGAGTTTTTACCGTTCTACCAAAGCTTGATACATTCCAGTTCTATTGCCCCCCTTGGGGGAATATTTTCATCCCGGCCGGAGTCAGGCACGAGTAAAGAGGGCAAAAttaaccaccaccactcgTCTCCAAACGCGTTAGCGACGCGCTTTTCGAGTGGGTGGATCGGTTTCTAGCATTTAAACGGTGTTAGATATATGATAGATAGTACTGCTCTTTGGTATATTTGGTGTGAAGGGTTTGTATGCATGTGTTGGACTTTCATGTGGCAGAGTTGCAAATCGGCGGACGAGGTGTGTGTCATGTTCTGTATATCCTCTTGATGTACGCTTCTTTTGCGAGGCCTGAACATGGGTCTAAGCGGAAGAGTAGCCCAGAGTTCAAGCCGATAGAATTAAAATTTGACAAGTAATGTATATAAAATTTAAGTTGGTGTATTGCCGCGATGGTGGGGCCCAAATTCAACGCTCAGCAGTCGCATTGACACAGACGCAGCACTGGCAGCCACGAAACCGAGGGTGTCATGATGTCAAGGAAACTGCTGGTGTGGAAAAGGTTGAGGGAAGGATCAAGATGGTTACAACGGGGTCTATGTGAGGGCACCCGAACCGCCGTAAAGTCCAACGATTGCCTGGATATCATTTAGAGATGGTTGAAGGACACAGCATCAGAGTTGGCAACTCAAAATCCAAGAATAGCAAACTATGTAGTCACGTGTGATGTGTATTGTTTGTACATGGAATGCGTCTGCAGCGTGTTGC from Psilocybe cubensis strain MGC-MH-2018 chromosome 2, whole genome shotgun sequence encodes the following:
- a CDS encoding Very-long-chain 3-oxoacyl-CoA reductase: MDAHNVKAAVTALIHDQPYASAVLLALGSACVLRVVYQTLSVLLQTFILPGASLKRYGAKKGAWAVVTGATDGIGKEFALQLGKAGFNVLLVARNKELLSNTAAEIESKYKVAAATYSIDFSKNDEVAFNGFASACEGRDIGVLVNNVGKSHAMPAYYVDTPKDEIEDIVSINITATLRVTYAVLPGMVQRKRGLILNIGSFAGFVPSPMLATYSGSKAFLATFTSALAEEVKKDNITVEHVNTYFVVSKLSKIRHSSMLIPKPGPYVRSVLSKIGLACGADYSGRPNTSTPFWSHSLLEYLISFIGIPSLFISYTHGLHKSIRKRALKKAEREAKVQ